From Lewinellaceae bacterium:
TACATTTTGCTGGCGGCCCTATTGCCCTTGCCGGGATTCGCCCAGAGCTCTTCTCATGATGATTTCTTTAAAAGCCTGATCAAAGAGAAAGAGATCCCGGGCCTGTCGGTGGCTCTGGTGGAAAACGAGCGGATCGCCTATACGGGCGCTTTTGGGGTGAAAAGCCGCGATACCGGGGAGCCGGTGGAAGGAGAAACCCTCTTTGCTGCCGCTTCCCTGAGCAAACCCGTTTTTGCCTACGCAGTCCTGCAAATGGTGGAAGAAGGCAAGCTCGATCTGGATACGCCGCTCTATAAATATCTGGAATATCCGGACGCCGCCCACGACGAACGCTATAAACAGATCACCGCCCGCATGGTGTTGAGCCATTCCAGCGGCTTTCCCAACTGGAGGGACGATAAGCTGGATATTCTCTTTACCCCCGGCGAACGCTTTCAGTACTCCGGCGAAGGCTTCGTCTATCTGATGCGGGTAGTAGAGCACATCACTCAAATGCCCTTGAATGACTTTATGGAGGAACGGGTTTTCGATCCCCTGGGAATGGCCCATACCAGCTATGTCTGGAAAGAAGCATTCGAAGAAAATTTTGCAGTTCCTCATGACGATTTGGGCTTTCCCGTCAGCAAATACAGGCCTGAAGAGGGCAATGCCGCTCATTCTTTGCAAACGACAGCGGCCGACTACGCGAAATTCCTGCTGGCCATGCTCCAGCCCCAGGGATTAAAAGCATCTACCGTTGAATTGATGCTGAGCCCGGTGGTGGAGGTGGCGCCTTCTTCTTCCGGCTCCGCCCCAAAGAGCCCCGAAATTTCCTGGGGCCTGGGTTGGGGATTACAGGGAACTTCAACGGAAAAGGCCTTCTGGCACTGGGGGGACAACAACACTTTCCGCTGCTTCGTCATCGCTTATCCGGATAAGGGAAAAGGCGTGGTTTATTTCACCAACAGCAACCTGGGCCTGCGGATCACCCCGAAAATCGTCGAAAGGGCATTGGGCGAGCGTTGCCCCGCCTGGGAGTGGCTGGGCTACGAGCGGGAGGATGCACCCTGGCAATTGCTGTTCAAAGCGATCCTGGAAAAAGGTTACAGCCAGGCGATCCCTCCTT
This genomic window contains:
- a CDS encoding serine hydrolase, giving the protein MKNLLYILLAALLPLPGFAQSSSHDDFFKSLIKEKEIPGLSVALVENERIAYTGAFGVKSRDTGEPVEGETLFAAASLSKPVFAYAVLQMVEEGKLDLDTPLYKYLEYPDAAHDERYKQITARMVLSHSSGFPNWRDDKLDILFTPGERFQYSGEGFVYLMRVVEHITQMPLNDFMEERVFDPLGMAHTSYVWKEAFEENFAVPHDDLGFPVSKYRPEEGNAAHSLQTTAADYAKFLLAMLQPQGLKASTVELMLSPVVEVAPSSSGSAPKSPEISWGLGWGLQGTSTEKAFWHWGDNNTFRCFVIAYPDKGKGVVYFTNSNLGLRITPKIVERALGERCPAWEWLGYEREDAPWQLLFKAILEKGYSQAIPPFLEKNGQQLDTARINEWQMNQIGYRLMERHRYEDARKVFYANMQAFPKSANTYDSYAEAHLRTGDFETARKYYSKALELDPQNAVAESIVRQLAPKSPKGNASFRLNAYPHARLVTLAGEFNGWNPLSLPFTRHNGEWICCVDLEPGRYEYKLIIDGVWTPDPENPEVTVNDGNIHSVMVVE